The Pseudomonadota bacterium DNA window GCCGGCGCTCTCGTCGTCGTCGTCGAACCGGTCGTATTCACCGTCAAGAATCGCCGTGACCGACTGGATCGACCAGCGATCGTTGAGCTGGTAGTCCACCGTTAAGGATCCGGACCAGGCCTCAAAATCTTCGAACGCCTGGAGGTTGGCGCGATTGACTCGGTCCTCGAGATCGTCGTTTAGATCGGCGCGGTAAATCTGCTGACCGCGTTCGGTCTGCGCATACTGCGCAATCACCCCGATACTCAAGTTCTCAGAGGGGGTGATCAGATACCGGCCGCGAAAAGTCTGGTTGTCGCGCTCGTCGAAGTTTTCGACCGGGATGGTGATGTTTTCGGTAAAGCCGTCGGTCTGGAAGGTCTCAGCCGTGAATCGAAAAGCGGAGTTTTCGGTGAGCGGCACGTTCACCATGCCCTCAAATCCCAGCTTCCCGAAGTCGCCAGCCTCCAGTCGGATCGCTGAGTCGAACTCGGTCGGGTCTGGCGCCCGGGAGGTCATCACCACCGCGCCGATCAGCGCGTTGCGGCCGACGTTGGTGGATTGGGGGCCTCGCAGAATTTCGACTTGTTCGATATCCCACAGCCCCCGAGGGCCAAATCTGCGCGCAAAGCCGGTTTGCGCAACGCCGTCATAAAATAGGCTGCCCAGTTCGCCGCTGCCGCCTCCTGTAGAGGCTGAACTGGCGGAGACACCTCGAATGCCAAAGTCTTCGCCGTTGAAAAGCTCAAACGCATTCGCAGTCTGATTGAACAGCTCGCGAAGATCGAACAGCCGCTGTGACTGGATAAAATCTTGGTCGAAGACCGCAACGCTCTCCTTGGTGTCCTGAATGGAGCGCTTGATCTTCTGACCTTCGACGATAATTTCCTCGAGCTCTACGTTGGCTTCCTGAGCGCCAGCAACGGCGGCAAAGCCCAGACAGAGAGACGCGAAGCCAAAGCTGCGCGATTTGGACATGTAAATCCCCTTCACTTGTTAGTTCACCGGACGGTGTCGACCGCGTTGCGAAGATTATTAAAAATCATTCTCATTATAAACACGGATTTTTACCTAGGAACTAATGCAACGATCAGGAATTTCTGTTGTCACTGCGGCGCGAGCTCTTATCGCTGCCTCGGCCGCGTCTTTCGCACTATCTTTCGTGAAACCCTCATTGTAAATAGCAATCATTCTCATTATTATTGAAGGCCTTAATAGGGAGATGAACGAATGCGAGTAATCAGCGCCACGACTGACACCAACGACCTTTTTTCAGTCGGTCCGTGTCTCGACCATCAGGCTGCCCTGGGCACAGGCGGCAAAATGCTGCTGTGGGGCACGAGGGTCATGATCAGCGCTGCCGAGAACAACCGCTGCTATCGGGCCGAGGTAGAGCAGGTGTTCTTCAAAGCGGGTATCCCGGAGATTCTAGTGTCGTGGCAGGACGCGCTGGCAACGGTGGCCCTAGGGGCCAGTCGGCAGGTTATGGTCGGAGAGGTTGAGCGTGGTTCACTTACCCAGGATGAGCAACGTCTTCTTTGGCCGGTTGCTCGACTGCAGCAATACCCTAACCAGTGTGCCTGTCGGCCCATCCGGGAAATCTGCCATGGTGATGCCGTTCGTTCGATCATGTGTCGACTAAACAGAATGTCTTCGCTGCTGCTGACGAAAGACCTTTACGTGGCCAACTTTCAGCAGCCCCACAGCGTTTCCTTGGCCCTACACTGAGACCATTCCCGGCAGCTCCCGCTCCCAAACTTGCACCGGCCTGCCCAAACACTACAAGCTCACTGCAAGACGTATTCAACTGCCCATAGCCACATGACAGCCTCGGTACTTTTGCTAGTGGGATTCTGATCGGAAACGTCGTCGACGTGCGCGACCTCGAAAGAACAGAAGCAGGCCGACAATGGCCACGTAGGTCAACGCCAGCGCAACGACGAGGAGTAACGCTCGATGTCCAACCCACCCGGTTTTGCCAGCGTGGAGCGGATAAAGCGTGTTGTAGACCGAAGGTCCGAGCCCTGTTTGCGTCGCGTCGATAACCTCAAGAACCTCTCCGCTTGTCGGGTGAAGGACAAGGTACGAACGGCCGTTGGGGTGCAGCTCCCCAGCGTTTCTCAGCCGAAGAACCACCGGCCGATCTTTCTGGGAGGGCAGGCTGACATAGCGAAGGGTTGCGGAGGGCAGATGCGTTCGGGATGCGCTCAGGAGCCGATCCCACGCCACAGGGCCCGCTTCAGCGGCAAGCGTTCGGACGGTAGGTCGAGTGTTCACAGCGCTTCCCAATACCCGGCCCAGCAACGCTTCACTCTCCTGATGGAACACGATCGCTGCGCCTGACAGCGCCAGGAACGTCACCAGGACACTGATCAGTAAACCCTGGGCAGCGTGTGAGTTCATGAGCGAGAGCTGGGTGCCTTTGGGCAGCAATCGACGCAGGCGCAGCACGCGTCGGCGAGGCCACCAGATCCAGACGCCGGTCACCAGGAGTCCGGTCACCGTCAACCCTAAAATACCCACCAGCGTGTGTCCGAAATCGCCGGCAAACAAATCCACGTGAAGCTCAAAGATCACTGCGGGGAGTCGTCCTAGCGGACCAAACGTGTCGATCAGCGAGCCATCAGCGATCGAGTGATAAGCCTGGTCACCGCCTTTGAGATAAAGGTGATAGACGGGCAGCCCAGGGCGGGGCATGCCCAGCGTCTGCACGGGCCCGGGCGCCTGAGCCAGGACTGCCTGGATCACCGTGGCGTCCGGTTTTGTCGACCCCTGGTTGTTCCGGATTGAGGGGTATCGCCACTGGCTGTATTCGTCAGACCATAACAAGAGGGCGCCACTGCCCGCTGATAACACGATAAACAAGGCCAGCGTCACGCCAACCCAGCGATGGAGCCACCGCACTAGAAGCTGGTGCGCCAGCTCAACGAAAGCGTGCGGCCGACGCCGGCAAAAAAGGTATCGGCACGCGCACCGGTTTCGACCTGCGAGAAATACGTTTCATACTCTTTGTCGAACAGGTTCTCGATCGCGAGCCCAAAGCGACCGTACCGCGTCTCCCACGTTGCGAAAGCATCGAAAATGGTAAAACCATCGAAGTCTCTGTTAACCGGTGCGCCGGGCCCGCTAAAGTCTCGGTCGTCCAGCACCGATGCCTGGATTCGCAGATTGATCGCGTCGCCGATCGGACCCTCCGCGTAGAGGTTCAGCCGATTGGGCGCGATGTTGATCCCGTCGAGGTCGCTGTCCACTCGCCCATCGCCGTCCGAATCGAACCGCCCATCCAGATTGGCGTAGTTGCCGCCGGCGTACCAGGCGCCGCCGATCGGTACGTCGACAGCAACTTCGATGCCATCGATTTCGGTGCGGAGGCGCTGCACTTCGAAGATACCCGCGTCGTTGAGGAGAAGCCTCGAGCCGTTGTCGGCCTCTGAGTCATAAGCCGCGATGCTTGCGCGCCAGGCGCCGTTGTCGAACTCCAGGCCGATCTCACGGTTGTCGGTCACGATCGGCTCGACGGTCAGCAATGAGTCAACGTCCAGCCCGGGCACGTTGATTCCTCGGAGAACGCGTCCAGCGTCCGGCATCGTAAACCCTTCGCTGAACGATCCGTAGACGTTCCAGTACTCGGCAAACCGCCAGATCACCCCGGCGTTTGGCAGCGTCTCGGAGAAATCCGGCGCGCCGCCCCGCACAAACGTGCTGTTGGCCGCAGCGATGGTCGTGAAGTCGTCAACCTTTAGCTCGGCGTCCTCATGGCGAAGCCCGGCAACGACAGTGACCGCGTCACCTGCCGCCCAGGTCCCTTGTACGAAGGGCGCCAAAGTCTCAAACCGGGTCTCCGGCACCCACTCCCGGCCGCTGCGCGTCAGCACCTGAGCCGAGTCATCGCGGAAATAGTCCAGTCCAAGCGCAACGCTCGAACCCTGGGCGCCGACGGGCCGGTTCCAGGTCAGGCGCAGGCCGTTTTTGTCTGACACCACCGCCGACTGATCGAGGAACGGGGCACCGTCGGGCGTGAGACGGAAAAACCCGCCGAAGGTACCGCCTTCAAATCTGGCCTCGTAAGACTGGTCGAACAGCTGCGCCGTCAGGCTGCCGCCCAGCAGTGATCGATGACGATAGGTGAGTGAGGCGGTGGTTACATCGTTGCGCGCCGGATCGCCGACGAGCGCTGATGGATCACCCGCCTCGGTGCTGGTGAACCGCCCAGTGCTCCGGTCGCCTAGGACCACGCGAAAATCGCCATTACGCTCGAGATCAAAATCATTGATCATGAAGGTGAGATCCGACTCATCGCTGATGCGCCAGGCGCCTTTGAAAAACAGGCCTAAAGAGGTTGAGTCCATGATGTCGCCCTGCGTTGGATACAGGCCAACTTCGTCCCCGTTGCCATCAAAAAACAGGCCACGCTCGTGGAGTGCGATGCCGGCAACCAAATCGAAGTCGCCGATGCGTCTTCCGGTCAGCGCGCTGACTTTATAGCTGAGCCCGTCAGAATCGCCGTTGTCCGGTGCGGTAACCCGGGCGTTGAGTGTGGTCTCCCAGCGCTCGTTGGACCGCGGCGAGCGGGTGACCATCTGTACTACGCCCCCGGTGGCGCCAACGCCCTGAATGGCATTCGATCCGTTAATTACCTCGATGCGTTCAATAAAATCGAGATCGATGGTGTGACCGTCCCGACTGCCGTCCCTCAGGGCGTTGTGCTGCGGTACGCCGTCAATCAGGTAGAGCGGATTTCGGCCTCGAAGCGATTCTGCTCGGCCGGTGAGTTTGCGCAGGCTTGGGCCAAAACTGGGGATGGTTTGTTCAAGGACGCTGGCGAGGTCGTCACTGATCTGGGCCTGCGCGTCGATTGCTGCGCGGTCCAGCACGATAACCGTACCCGGTATGGCGCTGGCCGGCTGTTCGAGGCGGGTCGCAGTGATGACCACCGGCTCGATCTCCGCCGGCTCCTCGCCTTCCTGAGCATAGGTGCAGGGCGCACAAACGATAGCGATAAGGCCAAGGGTCAGCGGTGTTTTCATCCCGGTGTCTCCGATTTTTGAGCAGGTCTGTGCCTTGTTGCGGCAAGGGCGGAGCCACCATCGGCCACACGATAGCGGCCCCGCCGGTCTCGACTGCCGCTGAATCCCAATCACCGGGGGTAGGGGTCCGGTCGTTAGTCCAGAAGCATCAATTACAAATGATAATGATTCGTATTATTGATCGCAATAGGCAAAACACCGGATTTCTTTTCTCGAACAGATTGGGGTTGCCCCGTTTGTTCGGCGAATACGTCGCTACGGTGCTGGAGGGGTAGTTGGGTGAGAGTCAGAGATGCATGCCAGCGCCGTGGTTAGACTCTCGGCGAGCAGGCGCCTGCACCATGATGGAAGGAGGGCAGGGATGATCGGTAGTGAAGCCGAACCCGACCGGACGGCTATTCCTCTTCGGCTGCGGTTGTGTCCTCGGCCGGGCTTTCTTCGGTTCTGGTCGTTTCGAAACTTTGTTGCAGGAGCGGCGTCTCAGGTTCAGGCCGAACTCTCGTTGCCTCACCCATTTCGGGCAGTCGCGTGGCTGAAACCTCGATCATGGTCAGTTCCATCTTTTCCAGCGACTGAGCATCGTCCGTAGAAACCTGAAGGGAGGGATCCCTAGCGCCGAGGTCGGAAAGGTCGGTTTCTTCGTCTTTGGCAGGTTTTAGCTTTTCCAGCGGCGCCATCGGATCGTTCAGCATCTCTACTGAGTCACTGTCGATGCCCGGGTCAGCCGGGTCGCCGTCGTCGCCCGGCGGAGGCTCGGGTTTAGCGTTCGCCTCTTTGCCGGGCCCTGCGATGGCGTCGGCGATCGCCTCTTCCTCGCTGGCCTGGCTACCGATGTGGTACGCAGCGAATCCCGGCATCACCACCTGGTTAACCGCCATCCCCAGGATGCGTCCGGTGAACGGAGCGGTCAGCACGGTTTGGTCGTTGCGAATGGGGTCGGTCACGGTCCCGAGTATCTGACCTTTTTTGACCAGCTCGCCAAGCTCAATCTGGCTGAACAGAATGCCGCCACTGTTAGCCCGAACCCACACGGAATCGTAGAACGCTGGCTGCGGCTCCCCGAATAATCGGAACCGCGGCGCCATAGACATGCGGTTCAACAGCGATTGAATAGCCTCGACGCTCGCGTCAACCGACGACTTGTTGAAGCGGCTGGCTTCGCCGGCCTCCAGCGTGACCGCCGGGATTCCCACGTCGGTGGCCGCTCGTCGCAGCGACCCTTTGGGCCCAGCGCCATGTAGCACCGCGATGGCGCCGAACTGCCGGCTGAAGTCCGCCACCGACTTAACCGTCAGGTCAGCTCGGAGCTGGGGCAGGTTAATGCGCTGAAAGCTTCCGGTGTGCATATCCACCAGGGCCGAGCAGCGGGTGACGATCGTGTCAAACACCGCCTTGGCGAAGCGCGATGCCAGCGAGCCGCTGCTGCTGCCTGGAAAAAACCGATTGAGATCCCGGCGATCGGGCAGATAGCGCGAGCCGCGGAGATAGCCCGAAGCGTTCACGATCGGCACGCCGATGACCGTGCCGGCAAGGTCAGCCGGCTTGATGTCGAAAAGAATTTGCCTGACTACCTCAACGCCGTTGAGCTCGTCGCCATGCACGGCGGCCGTTAGGCAAAGAACCGGTCCGGGCCGCTGGCCGTGGGCCACAAGAATCGGTGTCGGGATGGCGACCGCACCCATGGTCGCTTCGATCTGCCAGTTGAGCTGCCTGCGCTCGCCGGCGGGTATCAGCTGGCCGAGCAGCTCAAACGGCTCGCCGGCAACCGTTGCTGCTACGCTTTCAAAGCCTGCAGGCCCGAGCAGCGCTGCCGGCGGCAATTCCGTCAGCTGCCTCTCGTTAGCTGCCGCCCCGCCTACCATGGCCATCAGCAGTGCCAGCAGGCACGCCTGGGGTGTCCTCATCGTATTTCCCTGCTTTGGGCCACCCTCGGTGGCCTCCCCCGACCGGCGCAAGACGAACGCTCGCCCCGGCACACTTCTTCTATTTCATAGTACGGCCGGCGATCAGCCGACTAAAGCGGAACCAGTCTGGTCGGCGCAATTCGGCCGCTGAGCTGCGTCTTTAGCGAGCAAATACGAGGGCGGGCGCTGGCGCGATAGGTAGCCCAGAGTGCTCATAACAGCTGCTAGGCGCCCTTCGCCTCCTCGTCCGCTTCAGCATCGTCACCCTCGTCACCGTCATCCTCATCTTCCAGGATAGGACCGTCGAGGCCCTTGTCGCGTCGGGTCAACGCGCGTGCCGTTTCCCGATCCAGCTTTTCGATTCGATCGATGACATACGGGAAACCGTCGACTTCAATCCGATCAAAGCGCGCATAAATGTGGTTATTGTCGTAGCGGAAAACGATCCGATCGTTGTTGCCTAGCCCCGGCGCCTTGCGGGCCAGCGTGAGCAGGTAGGGTCGGAATGGGCTCACGTAGAGGATCAGCCGCTGGTTGTCGACAACCGACCAGCTGGAGATGTTCGGTACCCAAAGCTTTTTAAGCGGTTCACCATAAACCGCCTGATTACGCTGACCGGCGTCACCGATCACCTGGTCTGTTTTGGGCCCTGAGCGCTTGGGACTCTCGCTCGATCCAATCACCATGTCCATGCCAGCGGCTTCAGCCTTCGTCGCGGCGTCGTCCGAAGCGTTGCTTTCCTGGGCCGTCACGGCAGCCGTGGCCAGCACACTGGTGATTAATAATATCAATGACTTGCGCATAACCCGCTCCTTACTAATGGGGCGCCTGAGTGATATCAGACCATAAGTGGCGAGCAAAATTCATCACGCCCTGCGGTCGATTCAGCCACCGTTCAGACTCGGCCCGCCAGGACCGTATTGGGTGGTAACCAGCGATGGGTTAGCATGCGCGATTAACCGTCAGAGCTGCCCACCGAGGGCCGTCAGAAAAACACCATGGAAGCCATCTATAACCCCCAGCAGCTGGAGCCGGAAATCCAGGCTGATTGGGACGCCCGCGAAGTCTATCGTGTCACCGAAGACGAAGACCGGGAAAAGTACTACTGCCTGGCCATGCTGCCGTATCCCTCCGGGGCACTGCACATGGGGCACGTCCGCAACTATATGATCGCGGACGTCATCGCTCGCTATCAACGCATGCTGGGCAAAAACGTGCTGCAACCCATGGGCTGGGATGCCTTTGGGCTGCCCGCCGAAAACGCGGCCATCAAGAACAAGGTTCCGCCGGCGCGCTGGACCTACGCCAACATCGACCACATGCGCGGTCAGCTCAAGCGACTGGGCTACGCGTATGACTGGTCGCGCGAAGTCACCACCTGCCGCCCGGAGTACTACCGCTGGGAGCAGCTGATGTTTGTGCGGCTGTTCGAAAAAGGGCTGGTGTACCGGCGCAACGCGACGGTGAACTTTGATCCGGTCGATCAGACCGTGCTGGCCAACGAACAGGTGGTGGACGGCCGCGGTTGGCGCTCGGGTGCGTTGGTGGAACGCCGCGAGATCCCCCAGTGGTTTTTGAAAATCACCGACTACGCCCAGGAGCTCCTGGACAACCTGGACGATCTCGACGGCTGGCCCGACTCGGTTCGGACCATGCAGCGCAACTGGATCGGCCGTTCGGAGGGCGCGGAGTTCTCATTGGCAATCTGCGATGAGAGCGGTGAGGTTCAGCCGGAGCTCAGTCTGCAGGTCTACACGACACGGCCAGACACCAGCTTCGGCATGACCTATTGCGTCCTTGCGCCCGAACATCCGCTGGTGGCGGAAATCACAACGCCGGAGCAGCAGGCTGCGGTCGAGCAGTTTCAAAAGGAAGCGGCAGCGGCCAGCGAAATTGATCGACTGGCTGACGGCGCGCTGGACAAGCGCGGCGTGTTCACCGGCGCCTTTGCTTTAAATCCGTTTACCCAGAAGCCGGTGCCGGTCTACCTGGCTGACTACGTGCTGATGGGTTACGGCACCGGGGCCATCATGGCGGTACCCGGTCAAGATCAGCGCGACTGGGACTTCGCCAAGGCCTACGACCTGCCCATCATCCGCACGGTGGAGCCGCCCGAAGACTTTGACGGTGAAGCCTTCACCGGCGACGGGCCAGCGATCAATAGCGACTGGCTGAACGGGCTGGAAGTTGATGAGGCGAAAGCCAAGGCGCTGGCCTGGCTGGAGGAACAGGAGCTGGGTCAGCGCAAGGTGAACTTCCGGCTTCGCGACTGGGGCGTCTCGCGCCAGCGTTACTGGGGCTGCCCGATCCCCATGATCCGCTGCCCCAAATGCGGCGACGTGCCGGTGCCCGAGGACGAGCTCCCCGTGGTGCTGCCCGAAGACGTGGAGTTCATGGGCGTGCAGTCGCCCATCAAGGCCGACCCGAAATGGCGCCAGACGGTCTGTCCAATCTGCGGCGGTCCGGCCGAACGGGAAACCGACACGTTTGACACCTTTATGGAGTCGTCCTGGTACTACGCGCGTTATTGCAGTCCGGACGCTGACGCCATGGTCGACGAGCGCGCTAACTACTGGCTGCCGGTGGACCAGTATGTCGGGGGCATCGAGCACGCCATCCTGCACCTGATGTATTTCCGCTTCTATCACAAGCTGATGCGCGACGCGGGCCTGGTGAAGTCCGACGAGCCGGCCACCAACCTTTTGTGCCAGGGGATGGTGGTGGCGGACACGTTCTACCGCGAAGACGAGGACGGCGTTAAGCAGTTCATCAATCCGCAGGACATCGAGCCGGTGCTGGACGATCGCGGCGCGATGATCGCGGCCAAGCTGATCAGCGACGGTCAGCCCGTGGAGATCGGGGCCGTCGAAAAGATGTCGAAGTCGAAGAACAACGGCGTTGACCCGGTGCATTTGGTTGAGCAGTTTGGCGCAGACACGGTGCGTTTGTTCTCGGTGTCAGACTCCCCGCCGCACCAGTCGCTGGAGTGGTCTGAAGCGGGCGTCGAAGGCGCACACCGATTTCTGAAGCGCCTGTGGCGCAACGTTGCGGACCATGCGGCCGACGGCGCGGGCGGTAAGCTGGAGCCCGAGGCCCTGAGCGATGTTCAGCGCGACCTTTACCGCAAGCTCCACGAGACGCTGGCCAAGGTCGGCGACGACATCGGTCGGCGGCGAACCTTTAACACCGCCATTGCGGCGATTATGGAACTCGTCAACGCGGCGTCCCGCCACAAGGGCGACACAGACGCGGATCGTGCTTTGCTCCAGCATGTGTGGGAAAACGTGGTGACGCTGCTGACCCCGATGGTGCCGCACGCGGCGCAGGGTCTGTGGCAGGGCCTGGGTAAAGAGGGTGACGTCATCGACCAGCCCTGGCCCGAGCACGATCCGGCGGCGCTGGTGCGTGACGAGCTGGAGATTGTGGTGCAGGTGAACGGCAAGGTCCGGGGCCGCATTCAGGCGCCGGCTGAGGCCAGCCGCGAGGAGCTGGAAAGCCTGGCTCGCGGTGAACCGAACGTCGCTCGCTTTGTCGGGGACAGTCAGGTGCGTAAGGTCATTGTGGTGCCGAAGAAGCTGGTCAATATCGTGATCGGCGGATGAGCGGTCGCCGGGGCTTCCAGACCGCGCTGCTGTTAGGGCTGGTGCTTGTGCTCGCCGGCTGCGGGTTTCAGCTTCGCGGCAGCGCTGCGCTGCCGCCGGAGCTCGACGCCGTGAACCTGGGCATTCCCGACAACCACCCGCTGGCCCGCGAGCTGTCCACGCTCCTGTCAGCCTCCGGGCGGCAGGTGGTTGCGCCCGACAAGGCGACGGCGCAGCTGCAGTTCGAGCAGAACGACCTGCTGCGCGACGTCCAGTCGGTTGGGGCGACCGCGCGGGTTCGGGAATTTGCGCTGCGCTACAACGTGTCGTTTCGTGTTGTCAGCGCAGACGGGCGCGAGATCCAACCGCTGACTTCGCTGGAGATCTACCGGGACTACACCTTCGACCAGGGCCAGGTACTGGGTGCGGCCAGCGAAGAAGAGTTTCTGCGCGACGAGATGACCCGGGAAATGGCAAACCGAATCCTCCGCTCGCTGTCCTCCGGCTGATGCAGCTCGGTGTCGATCGTATTGCGGGTCAGGTCAGCCAGGGCCTGAAACCCATCTATCTCATTTCCGGGGACGAACCGCTGCAGGTGCTCGAAACCGCTGACGCGGTGCGCTCGGCGGCCCGGGAACAGGGCCTGGTGGAGCGTCTGGTGTTCGAAGTCGACAAAAGCTTCGACTGGAATCGACTGGCGAGCGACAGTGCCAACCTGTCGCTGTTTGCGTCACGCCGCTTGCTCGACCTGCGCTTACCCACCGGCAAGCCCGGTCGCGAGGGCGGCGCGGCAATCCGCGCGTTTGCCGATCAGGCTACCGAAGATGGTGACGTGCTGCTGATCACCGCTGGGAAGATCGAAAAGGCGTCACGCAATAGTGCCTGGGTTAAGGCCATTGATCGGCTTGGGATTTTTGTCACGTGCTGGCCGCTGAAGCCGGCGGAGCTGCCTCAGTGGCTGAGCCAGCGGTTTATCAGCCGTGGCGTCGCCGCGGACGCCGCCGCTTGCCGGGCGCTGGCGAGCCGGATCGAAGGCAACCTGCTCGCCGCTGCTCAGGAGGTCGACAAGCTTTCTCTGCTGAAGGCGGGAGGTACGGTGACCGTCGACGATATTGAGGAGGCCGTGGCAGACAATGCGCGCTTCGACGTCTTTAAGCTGTCCGATGCAGCGCTGGAGGGTGATCTCACCCGCGCGCTCCGGGTCGCACGGGCGCTGGCGCTTGAAGCGGCGCCGCTGCCGGTGGTGGCCTGGACGCTCACGCGGGAATCGCGGCTGCTGCTGAATCTGCGCCAGGCGATGGACACCGGGGCCAACGTTCAGGCGATCTACCGGGCCAACGCGGTGTGGGACGCCCGCAAGAACCTGCTGCAACGAGCGATGCGCCGGCTCAATGAGCGCCAGCTGACTCAGGCGCTCGAACATTGCGCGCTGCTGGACCGGCAGACCAAGGGCCTGGCCGCTGGCGATCCCTGGCAGTCGGTTGAGGCCCTGGTGACGCTGCTCTGTCTCGGGCGTAAGCCCATGGTGTCGCAGCGCGCCGCGCAAGGCTCGTGACCGAAGCTTCAGCGCCGGGGTCCGATAGCTCAGGCCGCCTCGTCGTCCTTGGAGGGACCTTCAATCCGGTGCACTACGGCCACCTGAGCATCGCCAGCCAGGTTGCCTGGCAGCTCGACGCCACCGTCCATCTGCTGTTATCCGCCCGCCCGCCGCATCGCGATTACGCCGTGGCCAGCGCCGGGCAGCGTTGGGAGATGCTCAAGCTCGCCACGCGGGGCCATCCGCGCCTGCTCCCGGATCGGCGAGAGCTGGACCGAGACGGGCCTTCTTTTATGGTCGACACGCTTGAGAGCTTGCGCAATGAGTTTCCTGCGGCCGGCGTATCGCTGGTGCTAGGCAGTGACGCCGCGGCCGGGCTGGCGAGCTGGCACCGCAGCGAGGAACTGGCGCGGCTGGCGCATCTGGTTGTGGTCCGACGACCGGGAATGGACGATGGATTGGATCCGTCGCAGCTTGCCGCGCTCGGCTTTGCGCCGGCTGATAGCGTCGACGAACTGGATCCGCCGCAGGGTGGTCGAAGCCTGATCCTGGAGACGGTGGCGCTGGAAATTTCGGCCAGCGCGATACGCGAACTGGTGCGCCAGGGTGGCCCAATCAATTATATGACGCCGCCCGCGGTGGTGGATTTCCTCACCCGAGAACGGCTGTATGTTCGTTGATCCGCGGGGACAGCCCTCCTACAATGCTAGACACCGCATCGGTTTGAGGTTTTCAGACATTTGAAAAAGGGCTCACCCGCCGGCCAAAACCCCGGCACCGCGTCACCGGCGATTTCACCGCAGCAGGTGGCTGATCTGGTCAACGGCGCGCTCGACGACGCCAAGGCTGTGGACATTCAGACGATCGATGTTCGCGGCAAAACCACCATCACCGACTACATGATTGTTGCCTCAGGCAACTCGACCCGCCACGTCAAAACCCTCGCCGACAGTGTGATCACTCGCAGCAAGGAACGGGGTATGCCCGTGGTTGGCGTTGAAGGTGAGCGGGAATCAGAGTGGATCTTGGTGGACCTGGCCGACGTGCTGGTCCATTTGATGGTGCCCCGCGCGCGAGCCTTTTACGCGCTGGAATCGCTGTGGACCGTCGATGACGAGGCGGCCGCAGAAGCGACGCCCTGAGCGGCTGGGTCCGGCGGCCTGCCGCTGAAACCCACCATCCGGCTCCTTGAACATTCGGCTGCTCGCCGTTGGCGGCAAAATGCCCGATTGGGTCAACGCAGGTTTTCAGGACTACCAGCGCCGCCTGCCGCCTCACCTCAAGCTGCAGCTCACCGAAATCCCGCTCCCGAAAAGACGCGCGTCGCTCGCGCTTGAGAAGAGTCTGGCCCAGGAAGGCGAGGCGCTGCTCAAGGCTGCCGCCGGCGCGCAGCGCGTGATCGCGCTGGACGTTGCCGGCAAACAGTTCAGCACCCGACAACTGGCAGACCAGCTCGATGAGTGGCTGGGCCTGGGGGGTGATGTGGCCCTGCTGATCGGCGGCCCGGATGGTTTGGACGCCCGGGTGCTTCAGCACTGCCAGCAGCGCTGGTCTCTGGGCAAACTGACGCTGCCTCATCCACTGGTGCGCGTGGTGCTCGCTGAACAGCTTTACCGCGCGCACAGTATTTTGGTCGGACACCCCTACCATCGTGAGTAACGGCGCTC harbors:
- the leuS gene encoding leucine--tRNA ligase, whose amino-acid sequence is MEAIYNPQQLEPEIQADWDAREVYRVTEDEDREKYYCLAMLPYPSGALHMGHVRNYMIADVIARYQRMLGKNVLQPMGWDAFGLPAENAAIKNKVPPARWTYANIDHMRGQLKRLGYAYDWSREVTTCRPEYYRWEQLMFVRLFEKGLVYRRNATVNFDPVDQTVLANEQVVDGRGWRSGALVERREIPQWFLKITDYAQELLDNLDDLDGWPDSVRTMQRNWIGRSEGAEFSLAICDESGEVQPELSLQVYTTRPDTSFGMTYCVLAPEHPLVAEITTPEQQAAVEQFQKEAAAASEIDRLADGALDKRGVFTGAFALNPFTQKPVPVYLADYVLMGYGTGAIMAVPGQDQRDWDFAKAYDLPIIRTVEPPEDFDGEAFTGDGPAINSDWLNGLEVDEAKAKALAWLEEQELGQRKVNFRLRDWGVSRQRYWGCPIPMIRCPKCGDVPVPEDELPVVLPEDVEFMGVQSPIKADPKWRQTVCPICGGPAERETDTFDTFMESSWYYARYCSPDADAMVDERANYWLPVDQYVGGIEHAILHLMYFRFYHKLMRDAGLVKSDEPATNLLCQGMVVADTFYREDEDGVKQFINPQDIEPVLDDRGAMIAAKLISDGQPVEIGAVEKMSKSKNNGVDPVHLVEQFGADTVRLFSVSDSPPHQSLEWSEAGVEGAHRFLKRLWRNVADHAADGAGGKLEPEALSDVQRDLYRKLHETLAKVGDDIGRRRTFNTAIAAIMELVNAASRHKGDTDADRALLQHVWENVVTLLTPMVPHAAQGLWQGLGKEGDVIDQPWPEHDPAALVRDELEIVVQVNGKVRGRIQAPAEASREELESLARGEPNVARFVGDSQVRKVIVVPKKLVNIVIGG
- the lptE gene encoding LPS assembly lipoprotein LptE, encoding MSGRRGFQTALLLGLVLVLAGCGFQLRGSAALPPELDAVNLGIPDNHPLARELSTLLSASGRQVVAPDKATAQLQFEQNDLLRDVQSVGATARVREFALRYNVSFRVVSADGREIQPLTSLEIYRDYTFDQGQVLGAASEEEFLRDEMTREMANRILRSLSSG
- the holA gene encoding DNA polymerase III subunit delta → MQLGVDRIAGQVSQGLKPIYLISGDEPLQVLETADAVRSAAREQGLVERLVFEVDKSFDWNRLASDSANLSLFASRRLLDLRLPTGKPGREGGAAIRAFADQATEDGDVLLITAGKIEKASRNSAWVKAIDRLGIFVTCWPLKPAELPQWLSQRFISRGVAADAAACRALASRIEGNLLAAAQEVDKLSLLKAGGTVTVDDIEEAVADNARFDVFKLSDAALEGDLTRALRVARALALEAAPLPVVAWTLTRESRLLLNLRQAMDTGANVQAIYRANAVWDARKNLLQRAMRRLNERQLTQALEHCALLDRQTKGLAAGDPWQSVEALVTLLCLGRKPMVSQRAAQGS
- the nadD gene encoding nicotinate-nucleotide adenylyltransferase, whose amino-acid sequence is MTEASAPGSDSSGRLVVLGGTFNPVHYGHLSIASQVAWQLDATVHLLLSARPPHRDYAVASAGQRWEMLKLATRGHPRLLPDRRELDRDGPSFMVDTLESLRNEFPAAGVSLVLGSDAAAGLASWHRSEELARLAHLVVVRRPGMDDGLDPSQLAALGFAPADSVDELDPPQGGRSLILETVALEISASAIRELVRQGGPINYMTPPAVVDFLTRERLYVR
- the rsfS gene encoding ribosome silencing factor, which gives rise to MKKGSPAGQNPGTASPAISPQQVADLVNGALDDAKAVDIQTIDVRGKTTITDYMIVASGNSTRHVKTLADSVITRSKERGMPVVGVEGERESEWILVDLADVLVHLMVPRARAFYALESLWTVDDEAAAEATP
- the rlmH gene encoding 23S rRNA (pseudouridine(1915)-N(3))-methyltransferase RlmH, with product MNIRLLAVGGKMPDWVNAGFQDYQRRLPPHLKLQLTEIPLPKRRASLALEKSLAQEGEALLKAAAGAQRVIALDVAGKQFSTRQLADQLDEWLGLGGDVALLIGGPDGLDARVLQHCQQRWSLGKLTLPHPLVRVVLAEQLYRAHSILVGHPYHRE